Proteins from one Deinococcus fonticola genomic window:
- a CDS encoding M15 family metallopeptidase, producing the protein MGFDFNAAIRARPGGMTRADLVNFYGDPLAGSTPGSRRGTFEPGAAFRQNIVSIPISELPGFPAYADPSVKVTRITLHRKIEPIFRATWAVLHDAGLADRLRTYDGATTYRHMLWNPSNPISLHAYGAAIDFDARWNGYGISRSQMQIDREVIEVFERCGWTWGGRWNPSDGMHLQWTDPVGGERSPVQDALAKEVPQKPTPAPASATPMLLVPDGKGGWVNMAGKKVEGQFSVINATDPLRVWAR; encoded by the coding sequence ATGGGATTTGACTTCAACGCCGCCATCCGCGCCCGGCCAGGTGGCATGACCCGGGCCGACCTGGTCAACTTCTACGGAGACCCCCTGGCGGGCAGCACCCCCGGCAGCAGGCGCGGCACTTTTGAGCCGGGCGCGGCATTCCGGCAGAACATCGTCTCCATTCCGATTTCCGAACTGCCCGGCTTCCCCGCCTACGCCGACCCGAGCGTCAAGGTCACCCGCATCACGCTGCACCGCAAAATCGAGCCGATCTTCCGCGCAACCTGGGCTGTGCTGCATGACGCGGGCCTGGCCGACCGACTGCGGACATACGACGGCGCGACCACCTACCGGCACATGCTTTGGAATCCCAGCAACCCGATCTCGCTCCATGCCTACGGCGCTGCAATCGACTTCGACGCGCGCTGGAATGGCTACGGCATCAGCAGATCACAGATGCAGATCGACCGCGAGGTGATTGAGGTGTTCGAGCGCTGCGGCTGGACCTGGGGCGGACGCTGGAATCCCAGCGACGGCATGCACCTTCAGTGGACAGACCCGGTCGGCGGTGAGCGCTCGCCCGTGCAGGACGCTCTGGCGAAAGAGGTGCCCCAGAAGCCCACACCCGCCCCCGCGTCTGCCACGCCCATGCTGCTGGTGCCTGACGGCAAAGGCGGCTGGGTGAACATGGCGGGCAAGAAAGTGGAAGGCCAATTCAGCGTGATCAACGCAACCGACCCCCTGCGGGTCTGGGCGAGGTGA
- a CDS encoding Mov34/MPN/PAD-1 family protein produces MLVLHCELPYDLDDPREQGGLIFGTPGHVMSCTGPLPGDDRGTHHLTLCDPGHQLAADLAAASGLRYLGYWHSHPAGTPQGPSEVDIADFREAADLLFPSLPFLDFPIITGGVLRVFRMNHQLELEEVPHELRP; encoded by the coding sequence ATGCTGGTTCTCCACTGTGAACTGCCCTACGACCTGGACGATCCGCGCGAGCAGGGCGGCCTGATCTTCGGCACGCCTGGGCACGTCATGTCCTGCACTGGACCGCTGCCCGGCGATGACCGGGGCACGCACCACCTGACCCTGTGTGATCCAGGGCATCAGCTCGCGGCTGATCTCGCCGCCGCTTCTGGCCTGCGCTACCTGGGCTACTGGCACTCGCATCCAGCGGGGACGCCGCAGGGGCCTAGCGAGGTGGACATCGCGGACTTCCGTGAGGCGGCTGATCTACTCTTCCCGTCCCTGCCCTTCCTCGACTTTCCCATCATCACCGGCGGCGTGCTTCGCGTGTTCCGCATGAACCATCAGCTGGAGCTGGAGGAGGTGCCACATGAGCTTCGACCCTGA
- a CDS encoding HGGxSTG domain-containing protein: MSREKLSTCGAKNRSGKPCARPAGWGTDHPGEGRCKLHGGVGQKTSLRYAEINASPRLRQLIDDAIIDDDPMNLLPELALLRALVQDYVERYDAMTAALLAWHESYQIGGSAAKPKQIVDILQAGNFLDKIGSLAKTIQSQRKEGMIPLAAFARMLPKVGLALIEATREVGIDEAERDALLRAFERRVDGIEPEPEIAAVAGALAGHTAGAGRTIN; encoded by the coding sequence GTGAGCCGTGAGAAGCTCTCGACCTGCGGCGCGAAGAACAGGTCAGGCAAGCCATGTGCAAGGCCAGCAGGGTGGGGAACCGACCATCCAGGTGAGGGCCGCTGCAAGCTGCATGGCGGGGTTGGCCAGAAGACGAGCCTGCGCTATGCCGAAATCAACGCATCCCCGCGTCTCCGCCAACTCATTGATGACGCCATCATCGACGACGACCCCATGAACCTGCTGCCCGAGCTCGCCCTGTTGCGCGCGCTGGTGCAGGACTACGTCGAGCGCTACGACGCGATGACCGCTGCGCTGCTGGCCTGGCACGAGAGCTACCAGATCGGCGGGAGCGCAGCCAAGCCCAAGCAGATCGTGGACATCCTCCAGGCGGGCAACTTCCTGGACAAGATCGGCTCGCTAGCCAAGACGATCCAGAGCCAGCGCAAGGAAGGCATGATCCCACTCGCAGCGTTCGCCAGGATGCTGCCGAAGGTGGGGCTGGCCCTGATCGAGGCGACCAGGGAGGTGGGCATCGATGAAGCTGAGCGAGATGCTCTTCTCCGCGCCTTCGAGCGAAGGGTCGACGGAATCGAACCCGAGCCAGAGATCGCTGCTGTCGCAGGGGCTCTCGCAGGGCATACAGCAGGGGCTGGCCGGACGATCAACTAA